One genomic region from Harpia harpyja isolate bHarHar1 chromosome 1, bHarHar1 primary haplotype, whole genome shotgun sequence encodes:
- the AGR3 gene encoding anterior gradient protein 3: protein MVHSTLALSLLLIAVSSNLAMAIKKEKRAPQTLSRGWGDEITWVQTYEEGLYQAKKSNKPLMVIHHLEDCQYCQALKKAFAENEEIQEMAQNNFVMLNLMHETTDKNLSPDGQYVPRIMFVDPSLTVRADITGRYSNRLYTYEPQDIPFLIENMKKALRLIQTEL, encoded by the exons ATGGTCCATTCAACATTGGCCTTGTCCCTCCTGCTAATTGCAGTCTCTTCCAACCTTGCGATGGCaatcaaaaaggaaaaacgaGCACCTCAGACACTGTCAAGAG GGTGGGGAGATGAAATTACCTGGGTACAAACTTATGAAGAAGGGCTTTATCAAgcaaaaaaaag TAACAAGCCACTGATGGTAATTCATCATTTGGAAGACTGTCAATACTGCCAag CCCTGAAGAAAGCTTTTGCAGAAAATGAAGAGATACAGGAAATGGCCCAAAATAACTTCGTTATGCTGAATCTCATG CATGAAACCACAGATAAAAACCTGTCTCCTGATGGACAATATGTGCCTCGAATCATGTTTGTAG ATCCATCTCTCACAGTAAGAGCTGATATCACAGGAAGATACTCCAACCGGCTTTACACTTATGAACCACAAGACATACCATTCT taatagAGAACATGAAGAAAGCATTACGCCTCATTCAGACAGAACTGTAA